A genomic region of Planococcus kocurii contains the following coding sequences:
- a CDS encoding S41 family peptidase, producing the protein MDDKRPEDEQQQIPPVEESPSHIIKMKTFTFIMLGFLLILTTAGLTVFALTFGDDKAVEVNSPERREFEKLYTAYDQIQDQYFEDVDRDVLVNGAINGMVDSLEDPYSDYLNEEEASQFLEGISSSFQGIGAEVQEREGYITVVSPIKNSPAEKAGVLPNDQIIAVDGESIQGFTTTEAVMLIRGEKGTDVKLSIMRGKNADPIDITITRDEIPIETVYAEMIGNNVAHIQITSFSENTYQELLDAIKEMEAEGMKAVVMDVRGNPGGLLDVALDISDLFIEEGKPLFEVQAKGAEPEVYMSSPGTKIKVPVTLLIDGGSASASEILAGAMNESADIKLVGEKTFGKGTVQTANDLQDGSNLKFTTAKWLTPDGNWIHEKGIEPDVEVAYPAYASLPLLDTSLELKDGTISEQVKTAEQMLEALGFKVGKVDGVFEEQMQEAVETFQEENELEVTGILTGESTFAVMDALREKIENDDPQLQKAKTIIMEEAGIKASASKKTDE; encoded by the coding sequence AATCTTGACAACGGCGGGATTAACTGTTTTTGCATTGACATTCGGCGACGATAAAGCTGTAGAAGTAAATTCTCCAGAGCGTCGCGAATTCGAGAAACTCTATACAGCTTATGATCAAATACAGGATCAATATTTTGAAGATGTCGACAGAGATGTTCTAGTTAATGGAGCCATCAATGGGATGGTCGATTCTTTGGAAGATCCTTATTCCGATTATTTAAACGAAGAAGAAGCTTCTCAATTTCTGGAAGGAATTTCATCAAGCTTCCAAGGCATTGGCGCAGAAGTGCAAGAGCGTGAAGGTTATATCACGGTAGTTTCACCGATCAAAAATTCACCTGCTGAAAAAGCAGGCGTATTGCCAAATGACCAAATTATAGCAGTTGATGGTGAAAGCATACAAGGCTTTACAACAACTGAAGCTGTCATGCTGATCCGTGGCGAAAAAGGAACTGACGTCAAGCTGAGCATTATGCGTGGTAAAAATGCAGATCCAATTGATATTACCATCACTCGTGATGAAATACCGATTGAAACTGTGTACGCAGAAATGATTGGAAACAATGTAGCTCATATTCAAATTACTAGTTTTTCTGAAAATACGTATCAAGAATTGCTTGATGCCATTAAAGAAATGGAAGCTGAAGGAATGAAAGCCGTCGTTATGGACGTTCGTGGAAATCCGGGTGGCTTACTTGATGTAGCGCTTGATATTTCTGACTTGTTTATTGAAGAAGGGAAACCATTGTTTGAAGTTCAGGCAAAAGGCGCTGAACCTGAAGTTTATATGTCTTCACCAGGTACGAAAATCAAAGTACCCGTTACTTTATTGATTGATGGTGGAAGTGCTTCGGCATCTGAAATTTTGGCCGGTGCAATGAATGAGTCAGCAGATATCAAATTGGTCGGAGAAAAGACTTTCGGAAAAGGGACTGTACAAACAGCTAACGATCTTCAAGATGGTTCGAACCTGAAGTTTACAACGGCTAAATGGCTAACGCCAGACGGCAATTGGATTCATGAAAAAGGAATCGAACCAGACGTAGAAGTTGCGTATCCCGCATATGCGTCGCTTCCGCTTTTGGATACTTCACTGGAGCTAAAAGACGGCACTATTTCCGAACAAGTCAAAACCGCTGAACAAATGCTTGAAGCGCTTGGCTTTAAAGTTGGAAAAGTAGATGGCGTATTCGAAGAGCAGATGCAAGAAGCTGTAGAAACTTTCCAAGAAGAAAACGAATTGGAAGTGACAGGTATCTTGACTGGAGAAAGTACATTCGCAGTAATGGATGCATTGCGTGAGAAAATTGAAAATGATGATCCGCAATTACAGAAAGCTAAAACAATTATAATGGAAGAAGCTGGAATCAAAGCTTCTGCATCTAAAAAAACTGATGAATGA
- a CDS encoding CobW family GTP-binding protein produces MKDVYLFSGFLGSGKTTLLKTMISQMKDKGLKPAVFMNELGQMNMDSDAVEEGIPLKEILDGCICCSGSEKSEAQIQTLLAEEDFDVLLIETTGAAHPVEALDAIFSPLFAEQLNFKGIVTVADSKRWMDRNSLSPQIRSLFLEQIRHADLLLANKMDLLTEGQQATVVYEIQSLNPKAQIIQTIHAKIPFSALEKLSPLQNEEVVKAPVSKLNLNAKVLKFEAPVRRELFEEWLRALPDTVFRIKGYVPLEGDKYPHAFQFAYGMAQWLPEYMKMQNQIVIIGEGLEGVELP; encoded by the coding sequence ATGAAAGATGTATATTTATTTAGTGGGTTTTTAGGAAGTGGCAAAACAACATTATTAAAAACAATGATTAGTCAAATGAAAGATAAAGGGTTAAAACCGGCAGTTTTCATGAACGAACTAGGCCAAATGAACATGGATTCGGATGCAGTAGAAGAGGGCATTCCACTGAAAGAAATTCTTGATGGATGCATCTGTTGTTCGGGATCAGAGAAATCAGAAGCGCAAATTCAAACATTATTGGCAGAAGAAGATTTTGATGTCCTACTCATTGAAACAACAGGTGCAGCACACCCCGTAGAAGCACTGGATGCTATTTTTTCCCCACTATTTGCTGAACAACTAAACTTTAAAGGCATTGTAACAGTAGCAGACAGCAAAAGATGGATGGATCGCAACAGCTTATCTCCACAAATTCGTTCGCTGTTTTTAGAGCAGATTCGCCATGCTGACCTACTACTGGCCAATAAAATGGATTTGTTGACAGAAGGACAGCAGGCCACTGTCGTATATGAAATCCAATCACTCAATCCAAAAGCACAAATCATCCAAACGATACACGCTAAAATACCATTCTCGGCATTAGAAAAATTGTCGCCATTACAAAATGAAGAGGTCGTCAAAGCACCTGTTTCAAAATTGAATTTAAATGCTAAGGTGTTGAAATTTGAGGCGCCAGTTCGAAGAGAGCTATTTGAAGAATGGCTACGTGCGCTACCAGATACGGTTTTTCGAATCAAAGGCTATGTACCGCTTGAAGGCGATAAATACCCTCATGCTTTTCAGTTTGCTTACGGAATGGCGCAATGGCTTCCCGAGTACATGAAAATGCAGAATCAAATTGTGATTATTGGAGAAGGGCTGGAAGGAGTCGAGCTTCCATGA